The following proteins are co-located in the Malus sylvestris chromosome 13, drMalSylv7.2, whole genome shotgun sequence genome:
- the LOC126596821 gene encoding BTB/POZ and MATH domain-containing protein 2-like: MDRIGVRNETLKHSSSPPPLAPPVTCSTSCTETVNGCHEFKISGYSLAKGMGIGKYVASDSFVVGGYTWAIYFYPDGKSIEDNAGYVSVFIALASEGTDVRALFELTLLDQSERQRHKVHSHFLRMLDGGPYTLKYRGSMWGYKRFYKRSLLEGSDYLKDDCLIIKCRVGVVKTNTEGPKTYNIAEPPSNIGQHFGKLLESGKLTDVSFKVDEEVFAAHKVVLAARSPVFKAQLFGPLKDKNTDFIIVEDIEAPAFKVLLHFIYWDSLPDMQELVGLLNSSWASTVMAQHLLAAADRYALERLKLMCEAKLCENVAINNVATTLALAEQHQCEQLRAVCLKFIAVPENLRAVIETDGFNYLRESCPSVITELLRYVASSGDHSFFTSGYGKGNLLDSTDGNGRRVKARLY, encoded by the exons ATGGACAGAATCGGGGTCCGCAATGAAACTCTAAAACACAGCTCGTCCCCACCGCCGCTGGCTCCGCCGGTTACGTGCTCGACGTCGTGCACGGAGACCGTAAATGGGTGCCACGAGTTTAAGATCAGTGGGTACTCCCTTGCCAAGGGTATGGGAATCGGTAAGTACGTCGCCTCCGATTCGTTTGTGGTGGGTGGGTACACGTGGGCTATATATTTCTACCCGGATGGCAAGAGTATCGAGGACAACGCCGGGTATGTGTCGGTGTTCATAGCTCTGGCCAGCGAGGGCACGGACGTCAGGGCGTTGTTCGAATTGACGCTTTTGGATCAGAGCGAGAGGCAACGGCACAAGGTGCATAGCCATTTTCTGAGGATGCTCGATGGCGGTCCTTATACGCTTAAATACCGCGGAAGCATGTG GGGTTATAAACGCTTCTACAAAAGAAGTCTTTTAGAGGGATCGGACTACCTTAAAGATGATTGCCTTATAATAAAATGTCGTGTTGGTGTTGTTAAGACGAATACAGAAGGACCTAAAACATACAATATAGCAGAACCACCTTCTAATATCGGCCAGCATTTTGGTAAGCTTTTAGAAAGTGGGAAGTTGACTGATGTAAGTTTCAAAGTTGACGAAGAAGTATTTGCTGCCCACAAAGTGGTGCTCGCAGCACGCTCACCTGTGTTCAAGGCACAACTTTTTGGtccattaaaagataaaaacaCTGATTTCATAATAGTTGAAGACATTGAAGCTCCCGCATTTAAG GTATTACTTCACTTCATCTACTGGGATTCTCTACCAGACATGCAAGAGCTTGTGGGCCTGCTAAATTCAAGCTGGGCGTCTACAGTAATGGCCCAACATCTTCTGGCAGCGGCTGATCGCTATGCCCTCGAGAGGCTCAAACTGATGTGTGAGGCTAAACTTTGCGAAAATGTTGCCATAAATAATGTTGCAACAACGTTAGCCTTGGCAGAGCAACACCAATGTGAACAACTTAGAGCTGTATGCCTCAAATTTATTGCAGTGCCTGAAAATTTAAGAG CTGTGATTGAAACTGATGGATTTAACTACTTGAGGGAAAGCTGCCCTTCAGTCATCACTGAGCTACTGCGTTACGTTGCAAGTAGTGGTGATCATTCTTTTTTTACTTCTGGGTACGGGAAAGGGAACTTATTAGACAGCACTGATGGGAATGGAAGGCGGGTTAAGGCAAGGTTGTATTGA
- the LOC126596820 gene encoding mitogen-activated protein kinase 15-like, translating to MQSDQRKKSSADVDFFTEYGEGSRYKIEEVIGKGSYGVVCSAYDTHTGEKVAIKKINDIFEHVSDATRILREIKLLRLLRHPDIVEIKHILLPPSRREFKDIYVVFELMESDLHQVIKANDDLTPEHYQFFLYQLLRGMKYIHTANVFHRDLKPKNILANADCKLKICDFGLARVAFSDTPTAIFWTDYVATRWYRAPELCGSFFSKYTPAIDIWSIGCIFAELLTGKPLFPGKNVVHQLDLMTELLGTPSTDAIARVRNEKARRYLSSMRRKKQIPFSQKFPNADPLALRLLERMLAFEPKDRPTAEEALADPYFKGLAKVEREPSAQPVTKMEFEFERRRITKEDVRELIYRETLEYHPKMLKEYLEGSEPTGFMYPSAVDHFKKQFAYLEEHYGNGTTAVAPERTHASLPRACVSYSDNQVQHSTDVTDDLSRCCIKEVEKPQTDRSSGIATTRLPIQVPHTIQGAARPGKVVGSVLRFNNCGAAAAAEALEQRRVVRNPAAPAQYPAASAASYPRRNLPCKNERGECEGVEGSNGLQPKPPQYIPRKVAAAQGGSGSQWY from the exons ATGCAGTCTGATCAAAGGAAAAAG TCATCTGCAGATGTGGACTTCTTCACAGAATATGGTGAGGGTAGTAGGTATAAAATAGAGGAAGTCATTGGTAAGGGAAGCTATGGTGTTGTTTGCTCCGCATATGATACACATACTGGAGAAAAGGTTgcgataaagaaaataaatgatATCTTTGAACATGTATCGGATGCCACCCGCATTCTTCGCGAGATTAAACTTCTTAGGCTCCTACGTCATCCTGACATTGTAGAGATCAAGCACATCTTGTTACCACCATCCAGAAGGGAATTCAAAGACATATATGTTGTCTTTGAACTTATGGAATCTGATTTACACCAGGTTATTAAAGCAAATGACGATTTAACACCAGAACATTATCAGTTCTTTCTTTATCAGCTTCTTCGAGGCATGAAGTACATACACACAG CAAATGTCTTTCACCGAGAtctaaaacccaaaaatatcTTAGCAAATGCTGACTGCAAGCTCAAGATCTGTGACTTTGGTCTTGCAAGAGTAGCTTTCAGTGATACTCCTACCGCTATATTTTGGACA GACTATGTTGCCACAAGATGGTACAGGGCCCCTGAATTGTGTGGATCATTTTTCTCAAAG TATACACCTGCAATAGATATATGGAGCATAGGGTGCATTTTTGCAGAGCTCTTAACTGGAAAGCCTCTATTTCCTGGCAAAAACGTTGTCCATCAATTGGATCTGATGACTGAACTATTGGGAACACCATCTACCGATGCAATTGCCAGG GTACGCAATGAGAAGGCACGCAGATACTTGAGCAGTATGCGAAGGAAGAAGCAAATTCCTTTCTCCCAGAAGTTCCCTAATGCAGACCCACTTGCTCTTCGTTTATTAGAAAGAATGTTGGCATTTGAACCAAAGGACAGACCTACTGCTGAAGAG GCTCTTGCTGATCCCTATTTTAAGGGTTTGGCAAAGGTGGAGAGAGAACCTTCTGCTCAGCCTGTTACCAAGATGGAATTTGAATTTGAGAGGCGAAGGATAACCAAGGAAGATGTAAGGGAGCTCATTTACCGTGAGACTCTTGAATACCATCCAAAGATGTTGAAGGAGTACTTAGAAGGATCTGAGCCAACTGGCTTCATGTATCCAAG TGCTGTTGACCATTTCAAGAAGCAATTCGCTTATCTTGAGGAGCACTACGGAAATGGCACAACAGCTGTTGCGCCTGAAAGAACACATGCATCGCTACCCAG ggcatgtgtttcatattcagATAACCAGGTACAGCATTCAACAGATGTGACAGATGACCTCTCAAGATGCTGCATCAAAGAAGTTGAGAAACCACAGACGGACAGGAGCAGTGGGATCGCTACAACAAGGCTCCCAATTCAAGTTCCTCATACCATCCAAG GAGCTGCAAGGCCTGGGAAAGTTGTGGGCTCGGTATTACGCTTTAATAATTGCGGGGCAGCAGCTGCAGCAGAGGCTCTTGAGCAGCGAAGGGTGGTGAGGAATCCAGCTGCTCCGGCTCAATACCCTGCTGCAAGTGCAGCTTCATATCCTAGAAGAAATCTGCCCTGTAAAAATGAGAGGGGAGAATGTGAAGGTGTTGAAGGTTCCAACGGACTGCAGCCAAAGCCTCCGCAATACATACCGAGGAAAGTTGCTGCTGCTCAGGGTGGATCTGGTAGCCAATGGTACTGA